A region from the Vibrio artabrorum genome encodes:
- the tnpC gene encoding IS66 family transposase (programmed frameshift), producing MTRKKAPKYQDAPPKVSDLNEAKVLIDELWEQLRHYEDKLTTSSKNSSKSPSSDSPKDRHERKKNESSGGRNSRGAKKGHTGHQRKLSPLKDTDIIIDCFPDSCPCCEQSDIDVHDGPYYRHQVFDIPKPTVDITEYRLFSGQCRHCKEAVKAQKPDDASQGIIGPNLLSYIGVLAGQYHLSVRKIQSLLKEQLGTTFSVGAISEAQTKVASMLTPLHQAIKQALKKAPLIHADETSHHRNDEQSLRWCWLVASDDLVYEQILYSRSTSSAKKVIDEDYAGIVVSDQCPSYNWIAADRHQLCWAHVKRNLQQMADYSGGGHTAYIGRHLCLLTNAIFHTRHRYEQDELNYALYLRRMRRLQKSFDHWLSKGTDVMVKRYRGRCKLLLKHRESLWVFLKKASIPLTNNEAERCIRGFVIQRKISFGTTSDAGDKFRSRIHTLIETCKKRGLSTMSVLSEIITAVVAKRPYPNIFDL from the exons ATGACTAGAAAAAAAGCTCCTAAATACCAAGACGCACCACCTAAAGTCTCTGATCTGAATGAGGCTAAGGTGCTTATTGATGAGCTGTGGGAACAGCTCCGGCACTATGAAGATAAGCTTACCACTAGCTCCAAAAACTCTTCAAAATCGCCCTCATCAGACAGTCCTAAAGATCGCCATGAGCGAAAAAAGA ATGAAAGCTCTGGTGGTCGCAATTCGAGAGGAGCTAAAAAAGGCCACACAGGGCATCAACGAAAACTTTCCCCGTTAAAAGACACGGATATCATTATTGATTGCTTCCCTGATAGTTGTCCTTGTTGCGAACAGTCTGACATTGATGTTCATGACGGCCCTTACTACCGACACCAAGTCTTTGATATTCCCAAGCCCACTGTCGATATCACCGAATACCGTTTATTTTCAGGTCAATGTCGGCACTGCAAAGAAGCCGTCAAGGCTCAAAAGCCTGACGATGCATCGCAAGGGATTATAGGGCCGAACTTATTAAGTTACATTGGGGTTCTTGCGGGGCAATATCACCTCAGTGTTCGAAAAATCCAATCTCTTCTCAAAGAACAGCTTGGCACAACCTTTTCAGTTGGCGCGATCAGCGAAGCTCAAACGAAAGTCGCTTCAATGCTAACGCCATTACATCAAGCGATAAAACAAGCATTAAAGAAAGCGCCTTTGATTCATGCTGACGAGACCTCTCATCACCGAAATGATGAACAAAGCCTTCGCTGGTGTTGGTTAGTGGCAAGTGATGACCTTGTCTATGAGCAAATACTTTATTCGCGCTCGACCTCATCAGCGAAAAAGGTCATTGATGAAGACTATGCAGGCATTGTGGTCAGCGACCAGTGCCCTAGCTATAACTGGATAGCCGCAGACCGTCATCAGTTATGTTGGGCACATGTGAAGCGTAACCTTCAGCAAATGGCGGATTATAGTGGCGGTGGCCACACCGCTTATATTGGCAGACATCTTTGTTTGCTGACGAACGCCATTTTCCATACTCGGCATCGTTATGAACAAGATGAGTTAAATTATGCGCTGTACTTACGAAGAATGCGTAGGTTGCAGAAATCGTTCGATCATTGGTTGAGCAAAGGGACTGATGTCATGGTCAAGCGATATCGGGGGCGATGCAAGTTACTGCTCAAACATAGAGAGAGCTTGTGGGTTTTCCTCAAGAAAGCGTCAATCCCCTTAACCAATAATGAAGCTGAGCGATGTATTAGAGGTTTTGTAATCCAAAGGAAAATCAGCTTCGGAACGACCTCGGATGCAGGCGATAAATTCCGCAGTAGGATACATACCCTCATCGAAACCTGCAAAAAACGTGGCTTGTCGACAATGTCAGTGTTGAGTGAGATCATCACGGCTGTTGTGGCGAAGAGACCGTACCCCAACATCTTTGATCTATAG
- a CDS encoding iron-containing alcohol dehydrogenase: MAFTLALPKINISGENAINELVCHLVSKEVGDGFIIADNALKDLGLLEPLITALKESNLSFTCFTDTVPNPTVAVVDSAYQAYKESGANYIIGFGGGSAIDTAKAVKILTANPQPITRYTGVNNVKNQGVPLFAINTTAGTAAEVTSNAVITDEKSKVKCVIIDSNIIPDISVNDPSIMVGLPADVTAATGMDALTHAIEAYVSVGAHTLTDHSALESVRVISQYLPHAVEDGSNIEAREKMALGQFLAGMAFNSAGLGMVHAMAHPAGAHKNLPHGVCNAILLPLVCEFNRPHRIGKFAKLAVALGCKIDGISEEQASIEAVKAIRELSSRVGIPVGFGQLGVTEDDVKVWVDSALADPCAGGNPVSMTPDDVLTLYIKSLG; the protein is encoded by the coding sequence ATGGCATTTACTTTGGCACTACCCAAAATAAATATCTCTGGCGAAAATGCGATCAACGAATTGGTTTGTCATTTAGTCTCCAAAGAGGTTGGTGATGGCTTTATTATTGCGGACAATGCATTAAAAGATCTGGGTTTACTTGAACCACTGATTACAGCGCTCAAAGAATCTAATTTGTCTTTCACTTGTTTCACGGATACGGTTCCAAATCCAACTGTAGCCGTTGTTGATAGTGCTTATCAGGCATACAAAGAGTCCGGTGCGAACTACATTATTGGATTTGGTGGAGGTAGTGCAATTGATACCGCGAAAGCTGTAAAGATCCTGACTGCGAATCCACAACCAATCACTCGTTATACAGGGGTGAACAATGTAAAGAATCAAGGCGTACCACTATTTGCTATCAATACCACGGCAGGTACTGCTGCAGAGGTGACCAGTAATGCTGTCATTACCGATGAAAAGAGCAAAGTAAAGTGCGTTATTATCGATAGCAATATTATTCCGGATATTTCTGTGAATGACCCTAGCATTATGGTTGGCTTACCCGCTGATGTTACGGCAGCAACTGGTATGGATGCCCTGACTCATGCTATCGAAGCTTACGTTTCAGTAGGTGCACACACCCTAACCGATCACTCTGCGCTAGAGTCTGTTCGCGTGATTAGTCAATACTTACCTCATGCTGTAGAGGATGGTTCAAATATCGAAGCGCGAGAGAAGATGGCATTAGGTCAGTTCCTAGCAGGTATGGCATTTAATAGTGCTGGATTGGGTATGGTTCACGCCATGGCACATCCAGCAGGCGCACATAAAAACCTACCACACGGGGTCTGTAACGCTATTCTCTTGCCACTAGTGTGTGAGTTTAACCGACCACATCGGATAGGGAAATTTGCCAAACTGGCTGTTGCTCTGGGGTGTAAAATTGATGGAATATCTGAAGAGCAGGCGAGTATCGAAGCTGTGAAGGCGATCCGTGAACTTAGCTCGCGTGTTGGTATCCCCGTTGGATTTGGCCAGCTAGGTGTCACAGAAGATGATGTGAAAGTCTGGGTGGATAGTGCGTTGGCAGACCCGTGCGCCGGAGGCAACCCCGTCAGCATGACCCCTGACGATGTGCTCACTTTGTATATCAAGTCGCTTGGGTAG
- a CDS encoding sulfite exporter TauE/SafE family protein yields MPFNELLMNVWSADAVALKLLLGSIFGLCLGLTGVGGGVLLIPMLQLFCGMSPVLAVGTASLISAMVKINASLVHIKARNVSWNKIALLFVGAVSVTLVVTQLVVYYSTHPLYSQSTEQMVTWLVTIVMVGSLVSVFSKYKSMSKVEPGLISEPKTNTKKAIVSGMFCGSVLGSTGVGGGVLLLPVLNNVLHLDIKKAIGSSVVLALCLSAIAAAGYAKGGQSDIHTAILFFIGSFLGVPVAAHLMKHMSERHVYSATMIVILVSLIAYLML; encoded by the coding sequence ATGCCATTCAATGAGCTGTTGATGAACGTGTGGTCTGCGGATGCAGTGGCTTTGAAGCTGCTTTTAGGAAGCATTTTTGGTTTATGTTTAGGGCTAACCGGGGTTGGCGGAGGAGTGCTGTTAATACCAATGTTGCAGTTATTTTGCGGAATGTCTCCCGTGTTGGCGGTCGGCACAGCAAGTTTGATTTCAGCGATGGTTAAGATCAACGCTTCCCTAGTTCATATAAAAGCTCGGAACGTATCTTGGAACAAGATAGCGCTACTGTTTGTTGGTGCGGTATCGGTTACATTGGTGGTCACTCAGCTGGTAGTTTACTACAGTACACATCCGCTTTACTCGCAAAGTACAGAACAGATGGTGACTTGGCTTGTGACAATTGTGATGGTTGGGTCACTGGTTTCAGTGTTCTCTAAATACAAAAGCATGTCTAAGGTTGAGCCGGGCTTAATTTCAGAGCCTAAAACAAACACCAAAAAAGCGATTGTTTCTGGCATGTTCTGTGGTTCAGTTTTGGGTTCGACGGGTGTTGGTGGGGGCGTTTTGCTTCTCCCTGTACTCAACAATGTGTTGCATTTGGATATTAAGAAAGCCATTGGCTCTTCGGTAGTATTGGCATTGTGTCTGTCTGCCATTGCCGCAGCTGGTTATGCAAAGGGTGGACAGTCAGATATTCATACCGCAATCTTGTTTTTTATCGGTTCATTTCTTGGCGTTCCTGTGGCTGCTCATTTGATGAAACACATGTCTGAACGTCACGTTTATTCGGCGACCATGATTGTTATTTTGGTTAGTTTGATTGCATATCTAATGCTTTAG
- a CDS encoding Crp/Fnr family transcriptional regulator, giving the protein MTIPIPTSLKEMTSKLTVCKQEAVYFSNNKASGFYRVESGFIGLYQVAETGKESLLRLYGKGSYFGYRSLFTHQRYPATARAMENSVVSRVNIHTFEDLQQLAPSLTKALTTEVCQELGEAERRLVQFSAFNAKNRIIDAIQHFFAYYPHYPWTYREISEYSATDVTTVIRFCKSLKQSGVLSMHHRSPHPADLSKLTSLNSLSKEKVE; this is encoded by the coding sequence ATGACGATACCGATACCAACATCACTGAAAGAGATGACCAGTAAACTCACCGTTTGCAAACAAGAAGCTGTCTACTTTAGTAACAACAAAGCATCTGGGTTTTATCGCGTTGAAAGTGGATTTATAGGGCTTTACCAAGTGGCAGAAACCGGAAAAGAATCGTTACTCAGACTGTACGGGAAGGGCTCATACTTCGGTTATCGCTCTCTGTTTACTCATCAGCGCTACCCAGCGACGGCTAGAGCGATGGAGAACAGTGTTGTTAGTCGAGTAAATATTCACACCTTTGAAGATCTGCAACAGCTGGCCCCTTCACTAACCAAAGCGTTAACGACCGAAGTTTGCCAAGAGTTAGGGGAAGCTGAGCGACGTCTTGTTCAATTTAGTGCTTTCAACGCTAAAAACCGAATAATCGATGCGATACAGCATTTCTTCGCATACTACCCACACTATCCCTGGACTTATCGCGAAATTAGCGAGTACAGCGCTACCGACGTGACGACTGTGATTCGTTTTTGTAAATCACTCAAACAATCCGGAGTGCTGAGCATGCACCATCGCAGCCCCCATCCTGCCGATCTATCAAAGCTCACGAGTCTTAACTCGTTGTCCAAGGAAAAAGTAGAATGA
- a CDS encoding YidH family protein codes for MKKFRSKKSPWREQGSAPDYRFSLANERTYLAWIRTSLALLAGAIALDQLTPELANPLVRLLLSCFLCLCSGAVAIYAYRRWSRNEQAMRLNQDLKYTSNMKIISATILVLTFIITLAITL; via the coding sequence ATGAAAAAGTTCCGCTCTAAAAAATCACCATGGCGGGAGCAAGGTAGCGCTCCGGATTATCGCTTCTCACTCGCCAATGAACGAACTTATCTAGCATGGATTAGAACATCACTTGCTTTGTTAGCGGGCGCTATTGCTCTCGATCAGCTGACTCCGGAACTAGCGAACCCACTTGTGCGACTGTTGCTCTCGTGTTTTTTATGCCTCTGCTCTGGAGCGGTCGCTATCTATGCTTATCGACGATGGTCTCGCAACGAACAAGCGATGAGGCTAAACCAAGACCTCAAATACACATCGAACATGAAGATTATTAGTGCAACCATTTTAGTGCTCACCTTCATTATCACGTTGGCCATCACTCTATGA
- a CDS encoding DUF202 domain-containing protein, translated as MSAVKGLQFERTALSWLRTQLVLFAIGVVLLKVSITQDATLTYLCGATAMLVAIMCSFSHARIIKFLTSIIIMLIAVTYALTMLSDVFIGKLQ; from the coding sequence ATGAGTGCGGTTAAAGGGCTACAGTTTGAACGTACTGCTCTATCCTGGCTACGAACTCAGTTGGTTCTATTTGCCATTGGTGTGGTATTGCTAAAGGTCTCGATAACTCAAGATGCCACTCTCACATATTTATGTGGTGCAACCGCAATGCTGGTTGCCATCATGTGCTCTTTCTCCCATGCGCGAATTATCAAGTTTTTAACTTCAATAATAATAATGCTGATAGCAGTGACCTACGCCCTAACCATGCTATCTGATGTCTTCATAGGAAAACTACAATGA
- a CDS encoding anaerobic sulfatase maturase, translating into MNQITNCHVMAKPSGSVCNIDCDYCFYLEKEKLYPDRQKNWRMDEETLEVFIQQYIDAQQGDTVQFAWQGGEPTLLGVGFYRTVLQLCERYRGNKTISHAFQTNGILINDEWCELFKQANFLIGVSIDGPEDLHDAYRTNTSGKGTHSKVVAAIELLKKHQVEFNTLTVVNDKNVKHPLRVYQFLKSIGSNFIQFIPLVERQESDQLTNDTWLVNPDQKYGKVTPWSVQPVDYGQFLNTIFDYWVTKDVGHVFVQQFDTTLTTWLGQPSPICVFAPRCGHAFAIEANGDLYQCDHYVYPEYKLGNIHDRTILSMNNSQEAIDFGLNKSKQLNSKCQSCRYRFACHGGCPKHRFLPGPTGELDHNYLCEGYYSFFDHSQHAMAYMAKLIKNGKSPAEIMAQFANKQAEKVSRNDACPCGSGKKYKRCCA; encoded by the coding sequence ATGAACCAAATTACCAACTGTCATGTGATGGCCAAGCCATCTGGCTCGGTATGTAATATCGACTGTGACTACTGTTTTTACCTAGAGAAAGAAAAACTCTATCCAGATAGACAAAAAAACTGGCGTATGGATGAAGAAACGCTTGAGGTGTTTATTCAACAATATATCGACGCGCAGCAGGGCGATACCGTTCAGTTTGCATGGCAAGGGGGAGAGCCGACACTACTCGGTGTGGGCTTTTATCGCACCGTACTTCAATTGTGCGAACGCTATCGGGGTAATAAAACGATTTCTCACGCCTTTCAAACCAATGGGATTTTGATCAACGATGAGTGGTGTGAGCTCTTCAAGCAAGCTAACTTTCTTATTGGCGTTTCAATAGATGGCCCTGAAGATCTACATGATGCCTATCGCACCAACACCAGTGGTAAGGGGACTCACAGTAAAGTCGTCGCAGCAATCGAGCTATTGAAAAAGCATCAAGTCGAGTTTAATACCCTCACGGTTGTCAATGACAAGAACGTCAAGCATCCTCTCAGGGTCTATCAATTTTTAAAAAGCATCGGTTCGAACTTTATTCAATTTATCCCATTAGTTGAACGACAAGAATCTGATCAACTGACAAACGATACCTGGTTAGTAAATCCAGACCAAAAATATGGAAAAGTCACACCTTGGTCTGTCCAACCCGTTGATTATGGTCAATTCCTCAATACAATCTTCGACTACTGGGTAACCAAGGATGTTGGACACGTCTTTGTTCAACAATTTGATACCACATTAACCACTTGGCTTGGTCAACCCAGCCCTATATGTGTATTCGCACCTCGATGTGGGCATGCGTTTGCCATCGAAGCAAATGGAGACCTTTATCAATGTGACCACTATGTGTACCCAGAGTACAAACTAGGCAATATCCATGACCGCACCATCCTTTCGATGAACAATAGTCAAGAGGCCATCGACTTCGGACTCAACAAGTCAAAACAACTGAATAGCAAGTGCCAATCATGTCGATATCGATTCGCCTGTCACGGCGGCTGCCCGAAACATCGATTTTTGCCTGGACCAACAGGGGAACTCGACCATAACTACTTGTGTGAGGGCTATTATAGTTTCTTCGATCATTCTCAACATGCGATGGCTTATATGGCGAAGCTAATAAAGAATGGTAAGTCCCCTGCAGAGATCATGGCACAGTTTGCCAATAAACAGGCTGAGAAAGTGAGTAGAAATGACGCCTGCCCATGCGGCAGTGGCAAGAAATACAAACGCTGTTGTGCATAA
- a CDS encoding IS630 family transposase (programmed frameshift), translated as MNSDLSKLISTTSNARLRLRLLAASHFIDGKNRTEIASFLKVSRLSVNKWIKAYLDYGVEGLTEKPHTGRPSRLTTEQKAHLKEYVTSNAIKPEGGRLQGSDIAQFIFDEFDVSYQPSGVYRLLHELNLSWITTRSKHPKQSEETQESFKKIFQIETILKIPGHIHLQEVLVCFQDEARFGQRNTTTKIWAEKGTRPRAVQQQQFEYAYLFGAICVNTGEAEAIVSPLSNMEAMTKHLELISTATPIGKHSVIIMDQASWHQTHLANHFKNITIIHIPPYSPELNPIEQVWQWLRQYRLANRCFENYNDIVNSVCEAWNSFCEDKRRVQSLCFRDWTRLIS; from the exons ATGAACTCAGATTTATCAAAACTTATCAGCACAACCTCCAACGCTAGGTTAAGACTAAGATTACTCGCCGCATCTCACTTTATTGATGGTAAAAATCGAACTGAAATCGCTTCATTTCTTAAAGTCAGTCGCCTTAGTGTGAACAAATGGATAAAAGCCTATCTCGATTATGGCGTTGAGGGACTAACAGAAAAACCTCATACGGGAAGGCCTTCCAGACTGACTACTGAGCAAAAAGCACACCTTAAAGAATACGTCACTTCAAATGCGATAAAACCTGAAGGTGGGCGTTTACAAGGGAGTGATATCGCACAATTCATCTTTGATGAATTTGACGTTTCTTACCAACCATCCGGTGTATACCGCTTGTTGCATGAACTTAACTTGAGCTGGATAACAACGCGTTCAAAGCACCCAAAACAATCAGAAGAAACCCAAGAGTCTTTTAAAAAAAT ATTCCAAATAGAAACGATCCTTAAGATCCCTGGCCATATCCACTTACAAGAAGTACTTGTTTGCTTTCAAGACGAAGCTAGATTTGGTCAGCGCAATACCACAACCAAGATTTGGGCTGAAAAAGGAACTCGACCTAGAGCCGTTCAACAGCAGCAATTTGAGTACGCTTATTTGTTTGGAGCTATTTGTGTCAATACGGGCGAAGCTGAAGCGATTGTTTCACCGTTAAGCAACATGGAAGCCATGACGAAGCACCTTGAATTGATCTCAACGGCGACACCTATTGGTAAACACTCAGTGATTATTATGGATCAAGCAAGCTGGCATCAAACACACTTAGCCAATCACTTTAAGAACATCACGATAATCCATATCCCGCCCTATTCACCAGAATTAAACCCAATAGAGCAAGTTTGGCAATGGCTTCGTCAGTACAGGTTAGCGAATCGGTGTTTTGAGAACTATAACGATATAGTGAACTCGGTGTGCGAAGCTTGGAACAGTTTTTGTGAAGATAAACGCAGAGTCCAATCTCTCTGCTTTAGAGACTGGACTAGATTGATAAGTTAA
- the tnpA gene encoding IS200/IS605 family transposase: MVFIPKKRQKMIYGAIRKHLGATFHELAKRKGVTIEEGHLMKDHVHMCISVPPQYSVSNVVGYLKGKSAISIAKKFRGRQRNFNGEHFWARGYFVSTVGLDEETVLEYIRNQEQEDEQRDQLKFGI, encoded by the coding sequence GTGGTGTTTATCCCGAAGAAAAGACAAAAAATGATTTACGGTGCAATCAGGAAACACTTAGGTGCAACATTTCATGAGTTAGCCAAACGTAAAGGCGTAACGATAGAAGAGGGGCATTTGATGAAAGATCATGTTCATATGTGCATCAGTGTTCCGCCACAGTATTCAGTATCTAATGTTGTTGGTTATCTCAAAGGCAAGAGCGCTATATCGATAGCTAAGAAGTTTCGAGGCAGGCAGCGAAACTTTAATGGTGAGCACTTCTGGGCTAGGGGGTATTTTGTATCTACAGTCGGTTTGGATGAAGAGACAGTGCTTGAATATATAAGAAATCAAGAACAGGAAGATGAGCAGCGTGATCAATTGAAGTTTGGGATCTAG
- a CDS encoding DJ-1/PfpI family protein gives MKSAALLLASGYEEGEAINIIDILRRLGIKLTILSCENDIFLTSYHDVVIRADDYLSNNIDAIYDVLILVGGPPNTDKLGSDCTVINIIKKHINAGSYIAAICSSAAKVLAKNNLLNNHHYVCCSDFYKSFSDGIYTDFPLVLDGKFITALLPKSIEPFPSPAI, from the coding sequence ATGAAATCTGCAGCTTTACTTCTTGCATCGGGATACGAGGAAGGAGAAGCGATAAATATTATTGATATTCTTCGTCGTTTAGGCATTAAATTAACTATTTTATCGTGTGAAAATGACATTTTTTTGACTTCTTATCATGATGTAGTGATTCGTGCGGATGATTATTTGTCCAATAACATTGATGCCATTTATGACGTATTAATTTTAGTTGGTGGGCCACCTAATACAGATAAACTGGGATCTGATTGTACGGTTATTAACATTATTAAAAAACATATCAATGCCGGTTCATATATCGCCGCGATATGTTCATCTGCAGCCAAAGTTCTGGCGAAAAATAATCTATTAAATAATCATCATTATGTTTGTTGTAGTGACTTTTATAAAAGTTTTAGTGATGGTATTTATACTGATTTCCCACTCGTTTTGGACGGGAAATTTATAACGGCGTTGTTGCCTAAATCAATTGAACCTTTTCCAAGTCCTGCGATCTGA
- a CDS encoding IS5 family transposase yields MGKAKKKITNWAEYNKALCKRGSVTFWIDDSAVDAWRCKTHHGKRGRGFQYSDTAIETTLMIKGIFSLPLRALQGFIDSIFELMDVPLTSPDYTCISKRSKTVQVKYRNKSRGAIRHIAIDFTGLKVFGEGEWKVKKHGAEKRRTWRKLHLAVDVDTHEAISAEVSLVNVGDSEVLPTLLNPLRRKVTAVSADGAYDTKSCHEALKNKGCTPLIPPRKNAAPWEDGHPRNEAVAALKNGTIAEWKAESGYHYRSISETAMSRYKGLTSGKLSLRCYNAQVGEIMANVKAINKVIGLGMPVRN; encoded by the coding sequence ATGGGTAAAGCTAAAAAGAAGATAACTAACTGGGCGGAGTACAATAAGGCTTTGTGCAAACGTGGTTCGGTTACGTTCTGGATAGATGATTCAGCCGTAGATGCATGGCGATGCAAAACCCATCATGGTAAGCGTGGTAGAGGCTTCCAGTACTCTGATACAGCAATTGAAACTACCCTGATGATTAAGGGTATATTCTCTCTGCCATTACGTGCTCTTCAAGGCTTTATCGACTCTATCTTTGAGCTAATGGATGTTCCGCTGACCTCTCCCGACTACACCTGTATTAGTAAACGCTCGAAGACGGTTCAGGTCAAATATCGCAATAAATCTAGAGGCGCTATTCGCCATATAGCCATTGATTTCACTGGGCTTAAAGTCTTTGGTGAGGGTGAGTGGAAAGTAAAAAAGCACGGTGCAGAAAAACGCAGAACATGGCGTAAGCTGCATTTAGCTGTAGATGTGGATACTCACGAAGCTATTAGTGCGGAAGTCAGCCTTGTAAATGTTGGCGATAGTGAAGTGCTACCGACGTTGCTCAACCCACTACGCAGAAAGGTCACAGCCGTATCTGCCGATGGAGCTTATGACACAAAAAGTTGCCACGAGGCTCTGAAAAATAAAGGCTGTACTCCGTTGATACCCCCTCGAAAGAATGCAGCACCTTGGGAGGACGGTCACCCCAGAAACGAAGCAGTAGCAGCTCTGAAAAATGGGACAATAGCGGAGTGGAAAGCTGAGTCTGGATATCACTATCGTTCAATATCTGAGACCGCGATGTCCCGATACAAGGGACTAACAAGCGGTAAATTGAGTTTGAGATGTTACAACGCTCAAGTGGGTGAAATCATGGCGAACGTCAAGGCTATAAACAAAGTCATAGGACTAGGTATGCCCGTCAGAAACTAA
- a CDS encoding DUF6444 domain-containing protein: MTRKKAPKYQDAPPKVSDLNEAKVLIDELWEQLRHYEDKLTTSSKNSSKSPSSDSPKDRHERKKMKALVVAIREELKKATQGINENFPR, translated from the coding sequence ATGACTAGAAAAAAAGCTCCTAAATACCAAGACGCACCACCTAAAGTCTCTGATCTGAATGAGGCTAAGGTGCTTATTGATGAGCTGTGGGAACAGCTCCGGCACTATGAAGATAAGCTTACCACTAGCTCCAAAAACTCTTCAAAATCGCCCTCATCAGACAGTCCTAAAGATCGCCATGAGCGAAAAAAGATGAAAGCTCTGGTGGTCGCAATTCGAGAGGAGCTAAAAAAGGCCACACAGGGCATCAACGAAAACTTTCCCCGTTAA
- the tnpC gene encoding IS66 family transposase has protein sequence MDCFPDSCPCCEQSDIDVHDGPYYRHQVFDIPKPTVDITEYRLFSGQCRHCKEAVKAQKPDDASQGIIGPNLLSYIGVLAGQYHLSVRKIQSLLKEQLGTTFSVGAISEAQTKVASMLTPLHQAIKQALKKAPLIHADETSHHRNDEQSLRWCWLVASDDLVYEQILYSRSTSSAKKVIDEDYAGIVVSDQCPSYNWIAADRHQLCWAHVKRNLQQMADYSGGGHTAYIGRHLCLLTNAIFHTRHRYEQDELNYALYLRRMRRLQKSFDHWLSKGTDVMVKRYRGRCKLLLKHRESLWVFLKKASIPLTNNEAERCIRGFVRLCCVIKFRDRANPFRLFLSQCDKFQAYLTQ, from the coding sequence ATTGATTGCTTCCCTGATAGTTGTCCTTGTTGCGAACAGTCTGACATTGATGTTCATGACGGCCCTTACTACCGACACCAAGTCTTTGATATTCCCAAGCCCACTGTCGATATCACCGAATACCGTTTATTTTCAGGTCAATGTCGGCACTGCAAAGAAGCCGTCAAGGCTCAAAAGCCTGACGATGCATCGCAAGGGATTATAGGGCCGAACTTATTAAGTTACATTGGGGTTCTTGCGGGGCAATATCACCTCAGTGTTCGAAAAATCCAATCTCTTCTCAAAGAACAGCTTGGCACAACCTTTTCAGTTGGCGCGATCAGCGAAGCTCAAACGAAAGTCGCTTCAATGCTAACGCCATTACATCAAGCGATAAAACAAGCATTAAAGAAAGCGCCTTTGATTCATGCTGACGAGACCTCTCATCACCGAAATGATGAACAAAGCCTTCGCTGGTGTTGGTTAGTGGCAAGTGATGACCTTGTCTATGAGCAAATACTTTATTCGCGCTCGACCTCATCAGCGAAAAAGGTCATTGATGAAGACTATGCAGGCATTGTGGTCAGCGACCAGTGCCCTAGCTATAACTGGATAGCCGCAGACCGTCATCAGTTATGTTGGGCACATGTGAAGCGTAACCTTCAGCAAATGGCGGATTATAGTGGCGGTGGCCACACCGCTTATATTGGCAGACATCTTTGTTTGCTGACGAACGCCATTTTCCATACTCGGCATCGTTATGAACAAGATGAGTTAAATTATGCGCTGTACTTACGAAGAATGCGTAGGTTGCAGAAATCGTTCGATCATTGGTTGAGCAAAGGGACTGATGTCATGGTCAAGCGATATCGGGGGCGATGCAAGTTACTGCTCAAACATAGAGAGAGCTTGTGGGTTTTCCTCAAGAAAGCGTCAATCCCCTTAACCAATAATGAAGCTGAGCGATGTATTAGAGGTTTTGTAAGGCTTTGTTGCGTAATTAAATTTAGAGATAGAGCCAACCCGTTTCGCTTGTTTCTTAGTCAATGCGACAAGTTTCAGGCATACCTAACCCAGTAA